Proteins encoded within one genomic window of Lysinibacillus louembei:
- a CDS encoding ribonuclease J has protein sequence MIMTENTLAIYALGGMNEIGKNMYVIECEEDIFIIDCGAKFANNNLLGVDLIVPDITYLQQHQDRIRALIVTHGHEDHIGGIPYVLQRLNMPIYASHFTLGLIELKLKEHKLLRDTQLIEIDENSSLQFATTSISFFKINHSIPDCLGIVFHTAQGNIVHTGDFKFDFTPVNDKASDIHKMAALGEQGVLALISESTNAERPGMTPSEQLVGDNLKSAFAKATNKIFITTFASNVNRIQQIVEATIETNRRLVLLGRSMVNVVSVAIERGYLRVPHRLLIDAREAQQLAPEQVVVLCTGSQGEPLAALARLASGRQRDLQVYPEDTVIFATSPIPGNEKNVSKVIDDLFYLGANVVYGSAGMHVSGHGYQEDLKLMLTLMKPKYLIPIHGEYRMLYKHRQLAKSVGVEGNNIYILKNGEVVDFVHSVAQQTRTVQAGETYVDRVGTGEVENIVLRDRQQLAEDGMLVIVLTINQENGQPLAPPDTISRGFVYAKNAEGLLLEINDLVISSIQPFQDANIRAMQHAIKKAVGQYIFTATRKKPMILPIIIAV, from the coding sequence ATGATTATGACTGAAAATACGCTCGCTATCTACGCTTTAGGTGGTATGAATGAAATTGGGAAAAATATGTACGTTATTGAATGTGAGGAAGATATTTTTATTATTGATTGCGGTGCAAAATTCGCCAATAACAATTTATTAGGTGTTGATTTAATTGTACCTGATATTACTTATTTACAACAGCATCAAGATCGCATTCGTGCGCTGATTGTGACACATGGGCACGAGGATCATATTGGTGGTATTCCCTATGTTTTGCAACGGTTGAATATGCCGATTTATGCGAGTCATTTTACACTCGGATTAATTGAATTGAAGCTGAAGGAGCATAAGCTATTGCGCGATACGCAGCTCATTGAAATTGATGAAAATTCTAGCCTACAATTTGCAACAACGTCCATCAGCTTTTTCAAAATCAATCATAGTATACCTGATTGCTTAGGCATTGTTTTTCATACAGCTCAAGGCAATATCGTGCATACAGGTGATTTTAAATTTGACTTTACTCCTGTCAATGATAAGGCTTCTGATATTCATAAAATGGCAGCGCTTGGAGAACAAGGTGTGCTTGCGCTTATTTCTGAAAGCACTAACGCAGAGCGCCCCGGTATGACACCATCTGAGCAGCTAGTTGGTGATAATTTAAAAAGTGCCTTTGCGAAAGCAACAAATAAAATTTTCATTACAACATTTGCCTCCAATGTGAATCGGATTCAGCAAATTGTTGAAGCAACAATTGAAACAAATCGCAGGCTCGTTTTGCTTGGTCGCAGCATGGTTAATGTTGTATCTGTTGCGATTGAACGAGGTTATTTACGTGTTCCTCATCGCTTACTAATTGATGCACGTGAAGCGCAGCAGCTTGCACCTGAGCAAGTGGTTGTTTTATGTACTGGTAGCCAAGGGGAGCCGCTTGCTGCACTTGCTCGTTTGGCGAGCGGTCGACAACGTGATTTGCAGGTTTATCCTGAAGATACAGTTATTTTTGCTACTTCCCCTATCCCAGGAAATGAAAAAAATGTTTCAAAAGTAATTGATGACTTATTTTATTTAGGGGCAAATGTTGTATATGGTTCAGCAGGTATGCACGTTTCTGGACATGGCTATCAGGAGGATTTAAAGCTAATGCTAACATTGATGAAGCCAAAGTATTTGATTCCAATACATGGGGAGTATCGCATGCTTTACAAGCACCGACAGCTTGCAAAATCTGTGGGTGTTGAAGGTAATAATATTTATATTTTAAAAAACGGTGAGGTTGTCGATTTTGTTCACTCTGTAGCACAGCAAACGCGCACTGTACAGGCGGGCGAAACCTATGTTGACAGAGTAGGAACTGGGGAAGTAGAAAACATCGTCCTGCGGGACCGCCAGCAGCTAGCAGAGGATGGCATGCTTGTGATTGTGTTAACTATTAATCAAGAAAACGGACAACCTCTCGCTCCACCAGATACGATTTCTAGAGGCTTCGTCTATGCCAAAAATGCGGAAGGGCTATTGCTCGAAATTAACGACCTCGTTATCTCCTCTATCCAGCCTTTTCAAGATGCAAATATTCGCGCTATGCAGCATGCGATCAAAAAGGCTGTTGGGCAATATATTTTCACAGCCACACG
- a CDS encoding radical SAM/SPASM domain-containing protein gives MKTFKKVYIEITSVCNLACSFCPPTARAKGLIKVEQFNKILDEIRPHTKYIYLHVKGEPLLHPRIDQLLDAAHEKGFKVNITTNGTLIKKNFHKLLGKPALRQINFSLHSFDGHEGSENREKYLGDILHFVREVQQHNVLISYRLWNLQKNEVSDVVARRNRETLEMLEQEYNLDYLIEERVEPGKGIKIGRNIYLNQDHEFRWPSLLEPEDSSKGFCHALRSHAAILVDGTVVPCCLDGEGVINLGNVHETSFSDIVEGERANRLVEGFSRREAVEELCRKCGYRQKFG, from the coding sequence GTGAAAACATTTAAAAAGGTATATATCGAAATAACGAGCGTTTGTAATTTAGCGTGTAGCTTTTGTCCGCCAACAGCACGTGCAAAAGGTTTAATCAAGGTGGAGCAATTTAATAAAATTTTAGATGAAATTAGACCACATACAAAATATATTTATTTGCATGTCAAAGGAGAGCCGTTGCTACACCCACGTATTGATCAATTGCTTGATGCTGCACATGAAAAGGGCTTTAAAGTAAATATTACAACGAACGGCACACTCATTAAGAAAAATTTTCATAAGCTATTAGGGAAGCCTGCATTGCGTCAAATAAACTTTTCACTACATAGCTTTGATGGACATGAGGGCTCTGAAAACCGTGAGAAATACTTAGGAGATATTTTACACTTTGTACGTGAAGTACAGCAGCATAATGTACTTATTTCCTATCGATTATGGAATTTACAAAAAAATGAAGTATCGGATGTTGTTGCTCGAAGAAATCGTGAGACGCTTGAAATGCTTGAGCAAGAATACAATTTAGATTATTTAATTGAAGAACGTGTAGAGCCTGGCAAAGGAATAAAAATTGGTCGCAATATTTACTTAAATCAAGACCATGAATTTAGATGGCCAAGCCTTTTAGAGCCAGAGGATAGCAGCAAAGGCTTTTGTCATGCCTTGCGTAGCCATGCGGCTATTTTAGTTGATGGGACGGTTGTACCTTGCTGCTTAGATGGTGAAGGGGTTATTAATTTAGGAAATGTACATGAAACATCATTTAGCGATATTGTAGAAGGTGAGCGGGCAAATCGCCTTGTCGAAGGCTTTTCACGTCGTGAGGCAGTCGAGGAATTATGTAGAAAATGCGGTTATCGTCAAAAATTTGGCTGA
- a CDS encoding metallophosphoesterase family protein, translated as MQYVIFGDLHSHKKHTKRVLSHIQEVAPNASLFALGDLYECKIGKRKAMTARNIPLEQAVKTKEKFEELLTFPSVIGNQEERIALVTGDERFLQYEEKLYIDNALLIHGHQFEWNEQFEPTFPDFHTPLVFFGHSHRAAIYVNGVRTAISYSEPLFVGDRPYVINVGSVVDTLDWCLYDSDAMTVMFMRAESEATNQIFKDS; from the coding sequence ATGCAATACGTAATTTTTGGAGATTTACATTCACATAAAAAGCATACTAAACGGGTGCTTTCGCATATACAGGAGGTTGCGCCTAATGCCTCCTTATTTGCTTTAGGTGATTTATATGAGTGTAAAATTGGCAAGCGCAAGGCGATGACTGCACGCAATATTCCGTTAGAGCAAGCAGTAAAGACGAAGGAAAAATTTGAGGAACTGTTAACCTTCCCTTCTGTTATCGGCAATCAGGAGGAGCGCATTGCACTTGTCACAGGGGACGAGCGCTTTTTACAATATGAAGAGAAGCTTTATATTGACAATGCGCTGCTTATCCATGGACATCAATTTGAGTGGAATGAGCAGTTTGAGCCAACATTCCCTGATTTTCATACACCGTTAGTCTTTTTTGGTCATAGCCACCGCGCAGCGATTTATGTGAATGGGGTACGCACAGCAATTTCCTATAGTGAGCCGCTATTTGTTGGAGATAGACCATATGTCATTAATGTGGGATCTGTAGTCGACACATTAGATTGGTGCTTGTATGATAGCGACGCTATGACAGTGATGTTTATGCGAGCTGAAAGTGAAGCTACTAATCAGATTTTTAAAGACAGTTAA
- a CDS encoding hybrid sensor histidine kinase/response regulator — translation MIKKHSHYHKLKVIVIILLFFLLLFFMRYNWVNHLSFSNEVKIQHGIMDFAQIDNSNRFKTILDGEWEFFPNTILISRNNKNTTTPIYANLPEAWDTYIQRKPGSVPHGSYYLKIINAPDSNRLYGLTIPASLSPYSLKVNNEYVGEYGNNTTVPRKPSVDARPITYYFPLQPGDNEIIISGFHTNEHVAGGLTKSLIFGDLHSMEGLKWFSAVTQIIVCAIFLFYLIYTILLFIVGIREKSLLYFAILIFSTFITVIVSSNKILLWYVPINWVWSTKLFFFSYIMTMLWFILFLNELIKNYVNTKLLNILIAFCCTYLLFIVIAPIDYVYSTQIVFYILFFVSPIILAIVIYKVAISRQRGAVILLLMATAISNNSLFIMINRSLTTPYSHYPFDLLIAIIALSGFWFMRYFHISVKSKQLSIKLQQELYRKDEFLSNTSYELRTPLQHMLSIAQSLLAKKEQHDLRLLVTIGHHMSFMLDGLLDLIHLKERTINLQIKPINVQHIATSVGDMFQLTIKGKPINLIVDIPADLPPVLVDENRLIQVFINLIHNAIKFTDRGSITVHAKVKNNQLYISITDTGMGIEKSKQEIIFEPYEQVDAHIKSSRHIGLGLGLSICKEIIEMHDGSITVDSTIGQGTTFTFSLPIAKGLIVEQSEPPTSSMLSKYILLQDDLSAIEQELAVSVNQHTDSANVARILIVDSDPLSLQVLLKVLSTEAYKIDTALNGIEAFEKIYKHSYDLVISDIMLPNMSGYELAKQIREQYSISELPILFLTARQQSEDIRLAFLNGANDYVRKPIEYMELKSRVDALIQVKQSSEERLRFEAAWLQAQIQPHFFFNTLNAIISLHGVDDEKMKDLLLAFGNYLQMSFDFQNVDLVVPLDYELKLVRSYLDIEQIRFGDKIQIVWDIPEGLLLNVPPLSIQTLVENAIRHGILPQRGGGTITIRITESNEEYKILIIDNGIGFDTTRPRKQTSVGLINTEQRLKQLFGTELAVESAIGEGTTIAFTIPKSHISKLS, via the coding sequence ATGATAAAAAAGCATAGTCATTACCATAAATTAAAAGTTATTGTAATTATTTTATTATTTTTTTTATTACTTTTTTTCATGCGTTATAATTGGGTCAACCATTTGTCCTTTTCAAACGAAGTCAAAATCCAGCATGGAATTATGGATTTTGCACAAATTGACAATAGCAACCGCTTTAAAACAATTCTCGACGGGGAGTGGGAATTTTTCCCCAACACTATACTTATTTCTAGAAATAATAAAAATACCACTACCCCCATCTACGCCAACTTACCTGAGGCATGGGACACGTATATACAACGCAAACCTGGCTCAGTGCCACATGGCTCATACTATTTAAAGATTATTAATGCGCCTGATTCTAATAGGCTTTACGGTTTGACGATACCTGCTAGCCTGTCACCTTATAGTCTCAAAGTAAATAATGAATACGTTGGTGAATATGGTAATAATACAACTGTCCCAAGAAAGCCTAGCGTAGATGCTAGACCTATTACATATTATTTTCCTCTGCAACCTGGGGACAATGAAATTATTATTTCTGGCTTTCATACGAATGAACATGTCGCTGGCGGTTTAACAAAGTCACTCATTTTTGGTGATTTACATTCGATGGAAGGCTTAAAATGGTTTTCTGCTGTTACCCAAATCATTGTATGTGCCATTTTTCTCTTTTATTTAATTTATACGATTTTACTTTTTATTGTTGGCATAAGAGAAAAGTCATTATTGTACTTTGCCATACTCATTTTTTCAACATTTATTACAGTTATTGTGTCGAGTAATAAAATTCTTTTATGGTATGTACCTATCAACTGGGTATGGTCAACAAAGCTATTTTTCTTTTCATATATTATGACAATGCTATGGTTTATTTTATTTTTAAATGAATTAATAAAAAATTATGTGAATACAAAATTGCTTAACATTCTTATAGCCTTTTGTTGTACGTATTTATTATTTATTGTTATCGCACCAATTGATTACGTGTATTCTACACAAATCGTTTTCTATATATTATTTTTTGTTTCACCTATTATTCTAGCCATTGTTATTTATAAAGTAGCAATCTCTAGACAGAGAGGTGCTGTTATCCTGCTTTTAATGGCTACTGCCATTAGTAATAATTCATTATTTATAATGATTAATCGCTCTTTAACAACACCTTATAGTCACTATCCTTTTGACTTACTTATAGCCATTATTGCTTTATCTGGCTTTTGGTTTATGCGTTATTTTCATATATCCGTCAAGTCAAAGCAGCTTTCCATTAAGCTACAACAGGAACTGTATAGAAAGGATGAATTTCTTTCCAACACATCTTATGAGTTACGTACACCACTCCAGCATATGCTAAGCATTGCACAATCGCTATTAGCGAAAAAAGAACAGCATGATTTAAGACTGTTAGTGACAATCGGCCATCATATGTCCTTTATGCTTGATGGCTTGTTAGATTTAATTCATCTAAAAGAAAGAACGATAAACTTGCAAATCAAGCCGATTAATGTACAGCATATTGCCACAAGTGTTGGTGATATGTTTCAGCTCACAATTAAAGGCAAACCAATAAATTTAATTGTTGATATACCAGCAGATTTGCCACCTGTGCTTGTTGATGAAAATCGACTTATTCAAGTTTTCATTAATCTAATTCATAATGCCATTAAGTTTACAGATAGAGGCTCTATCACAGTTCATGCTAAAGTAAAAAACAATCAGCTTTATATTTCAATTACAGATACAGGAATGGGCATTGAAAAGAGTAAGCAAGAGATTATTTTCGAACCGTATGAACAAGTGGATGCTCATATTAAGTCCTCTCGCCATATCGGCTTAGGGCTTGGGCTTAGCATTTGTAAGGAAATTATTGAGATGCATGACGGCTCAATTACTGTAGACTCAACGATTGGTCAAGGAACTACCTTTACATTTTCACTACCAATTGCAAAAGGCTTAATTGTTGAACAAAGTGAGCCACCTACGAGCAGCATGTTATCAAAGTATATCCTTTTACAGGATGATCTATCGGCTATAGAGCAAGAGCTAGCTGTATCTGTAAATCAGCATACAGACTCAGCTAACGTAGCACGTATTTTAATCGTTGATTCAGATCCTTTAAGCTTACAAGTGCTATTAAAGGTACTATCAACAGAAGCTTATAAAATCGACACAGCTTTAAATGGGATAGAGGCTTTTGAGAAAATTTATAAGCACAGCTATGATTTAGTTATCTCTGATATTATGCTACCAAATATGTCAGGCTATGAATTAGCGAAGCAAATTCGAGAGCAATATTCTATTTCAGAGCTTCCAATTTTATTTTTAACAGCACGTCAACAAAGTGAGGATATTCGCCTTGCCTTCTTAAACGGGGCTAATGATTATGTAAGAAAACCGATTGAATATATGGAGCTGAAATCACGTGTCGATGCATTGATTCAAGTGAAGCAATCCAGTGAGGAGCGCTTGCGCTTTGAGGCTGCATGGCTACAAGCACAGATCCAGCCACACTTCTTCTTTAACACACTAAATGCGATTATTTCCTTGCACGGTGTCGATGATGAGAAAATGAAAGATTTGCTACTCGCATTTGGAAACTATTTACAAATGAGCTTTGACTTCCAAAATGTAGATTTAGTCGTACCGCTCGATTATGAGCTAAAGCTCGTACGCTCTTATTTGGATATCGAGCAGATTCGTTTCGGCGATAAAATTCAAATTGTTTGGGATATACCTGAAGGCTTATTATTAAATGTACCACCCTTATCTATTCAAACATTAGTAGAAAACGCCATACGCCACGGTATTTTACCACAGCGTGGAGGTGGCACAATTACGATTCGTATCACAGAATCAAACGAGGAATATAAGATACTTATTATCGATAATGGCATTGGTTTTGATACGACACGTCCCCGCAAGCAAACAAGCGTTGGACTCATCAATACCGAGCAACGCCTCAAGCAGCTTTTTGGCACAGAGCTTGCTGTAGAAAGTGCCATTGGAGAAGGGACGACAATTGCTTTTACAATTCCGAAATCCCATATTTCCAAACTCAGTTGA
- a CDS encoding response regulator, with the protein MRVVLIDDEVLPMARLKTLLLENELQKIEIVGEYNDPIEAYENIKSLRPDAIFSDIEMPELNGLELAEKVQEIQPSVEVVFITGFDRYAIDAFNIHAIDYMLKPVQKDRLHKTLTRLQLMLNDKPAQKYNSTCLKLFGELRVVTADGQVQSMKWRTAKAKEIFSYLLSRNEKSISKDALLELFWSEVDIEKSVKQLYTTIYTIRKTLKQYNLHDVQIASLQLDSGYQLQLGNVLVDVDEWTKQLNALPNLTVDTYEEHDQVFNAYQNHFLKDCDYIWAESERERLKRMWRQHALQLSKFYINEQMYEKAIQVEKKLQSLDADEELQYFTLMKLYDILDNPEAVEEQYTLLKQVLEEQLAVDLSEEVTSWYRQWRSKQKRK; encoded by the coding sequence TTGAGAGTAGTACTTATAGATGATGAGGTATTGCCGATGGCTCGCTTAAAAACCTTGTTATTAGAAAATGAATTACAAAAAATAGAAATTGTCGGAGAGTATAATGACCCAATAGAGGCATATGAAAATATAAAAAGCCTACGTCCTGATGCCATATTTTCAGATATTGAAATGCCAGAATTGAATGGCTTGGAGCTTGCAGAGAAAGTACAAGAAATACAACCCTCTGTTGAAGTTGTATTTATTACAGGGTTTGACCGTTATGCAATTGATGCATTTAATATTCATGCAATTGATTATATGTTAAAGCCTGTTCAAAAAGATCGCTTACATAAAACGCTTACAAGGCTTCAATTAATGCTCAATGATAAACCAGCTCAAAAGTATAATAGTACTTGTCTTAAGCTTTTTGGTGAACTTAGAGTAGTAACAGCAGATGGTCAAGTACAGTCTATGAAATGGCGGACGGCAAAAGCAAAGGAAATATTTTCATACTTATTATCTCGAAATGAAAAATCCATATCGAAGGATGCGCTACTAGAATTATTTTGGTCTGAAGTAGATATCGAAAAATCAGTTAAGCAACTATATACAACAATTTATACAATTAGAAAAACGTTAAAGCAATATAATTTACATGACGTGCAAATTGCTAGTCTACAGCTTGATTCAGGCTATCAATTGCAACTTGGCAACGTGCTCGTTGATGTAGATGAATGGACAAAGCAGCTTAACGCGTTACCTAATTTAACAGTTGATACATACGAAGAACATGATCAAGTATTTAATGCGTATCAAAATCATTTTCTAAAGGATTGTGATTATATTTGGGCTGAAAGTGAGCGAGAGCGCTTGAAGCGAATGTGGCGTCAGCATGCATTACAGCTTAGTAAATTTTATATAAATGAACAAATGTATGAGAAAGCGATACAAGTAGAAAAAAAATTACAATCTTTAGATGCAGATGAAGAGTTGCAATATTTTACACTAATGAAACTATACGATATATTAGATAATCCTGAAGCAGTTGAAGAGCAATATACCTTGTTAAAGCAAGTATTAGAGGAGCAATTAGCAGTAGACCTTAGCGAGGAAGTAACGAGCTGGTATAGGCAATGGCGAAGCAAGCAAAAAAGAAAATAG
- a CDS encoding ATP-binding protein: MITSKQKINQFIQLMTIILIFFSLLFFLRFNSLHYFSVSTEASIKKGVLDFEQIHRVQSFQMHLDGEWLLYPNTLLIARDIREHSIPVYTNIPETWDPYIKPEQDYAPHGSYYLKIINVPDVKVVYSLTIPASLSPYMLYVNNQYTNHYGKPTLNPRTPSDDPRPITYHFSLQPGDNEIIITGFNMNQYMPGGLTTSLTFGDSHSLEKAKWHAIIAQIIICAFIIFYFSSAILLIIIGIKRSTVAYFLLAVLSIFITIVLSNDKLLLWYVKIDWLSAAKILHFSYVMALFWFILFFNELMKKYIHSKILNVIAIICLAYLLLCAMLPVSFIYYTKVMLSAFFIVVLMIMAIMIYKIAFRKYKGYMMLLLAVAALMNHCVFFISHYFTKKLDFFYPFDLFIAMTALLAFLFIDYFYKSSKSEQLAMQLQQELYRKDDFLASTSNELRAPLQHMLSITQSLLAKKEQQDLRLLVTIGQHMSLMLDNLLDLIYLKEQSIKLQFKPVNVNYIATSVCDMLNHTINNKPIDFMIDLPENLPPVLVDENRLIQVFINLIHNAIKFTEEGSITLQAKVIGNQLYISITDTGIGIEKNKQALIFEPYEQLNNEAQLGLGLGLSISKEIIELHGGAIQVTSTVGEGSTFTFSLPIAKGLTASQNKPIIEQSQALSKYIFLQNDLSEIEKELAVSTSEQLSIVHQAQILLVDADPLSLQVLLKALTTDFYKIETATNGVDALAKIQRKSFDLVISDTALPQMSGYELAKQIRQRFSISELPILFLTMRQQSEDIRLAFLNGANDYVRKPIEYIELKSRVDALIQVKQSSEERLRFEAAWLQAQIQPHFFFNTLNAIISLYGVDNEKMEELLFAFNDYLQMSFNFENVDLLVPLDYELQLVRSYMAIEQIRFEERIQIIWDIPNDIAFSVPPLALQTLVENAVRHGILNRPEGGTVTLRITEREACYVVEIIDDGIGFNPELLDRKESVGLFNTEQRLKQLFGTTLTIDSIIGKGTTVSFSIPKKSNFY, translated from the coding sequence AATGCATTTAGATGGGGAATGGCTTTTGTATCCTAACACTTTGCTTATTGCAAGGGACATAAGGGAGCACAGTATACCTGTTTATACCAATATCCCTGAAACGTGGGACCCATATATAAAGCCTGAACAAGATTATGCCCCCCACGGCTCATACTATTTGAAAATCATTAATGTACCTGACGTAAAGGTTGTTTATAGCCTAACAATTCCTGCTAGTCTTTCGCCATATATGCTTTATGTTAATAATCAATATACTAACCATTATGGTAAACCGACGTTAAATCCAAGAACGCCTTCTGATGACCCTAGGCCTATTACTTATCATTTTTCATTACAGCCTGGAGACAATGAAATTATTATTACTGGCTTTAACATGAACCAATACATGCCGGGCGGTTTAACAACATCGCTTACTTTTGGTGATTCACATTCATTAGAAAAAGCAAAGTGGCATGCTATTATCGCACAAATAATTATTTGTGCATTTATTATCTTTTATTTTTCAAGTGCGATTTTACTAATTATTATTGGAATTAAAAGAAGTACAGTGGCCTATTTTTTACTAGCAGTCCTATCTATATTTATTACAATTGTTCTTTCAAATGATAAGCTATTACTTTGGTATGTCAAAATAGACTGGCTGTCAGCGGCGAAAATATTGCACTTCTCTTATGTCATGGCGCTATTTTGGTTTATTTTATTTTTCAATGAGCTAATGAAGAAATACATTCATTCGAAAATATTAAACGTGATTGCTATTATTTGTTTAGCTTATTTATTATTATGTGCAATGCTACCTGTTAGCTTTATTTATTATACGAAAGTTATGCTCTCTGCATTTTTTATTGTTGTTTTAATGATAATGGCTATTATGATTTATAAAATCGCTTTCCGTAAATATAAAGGATATATGATGCTACTTTTAGCTGTTGCAGCTCTAATGAATCATTGTGTATTTTTCATTAGTCATTATTTCACGAAGAAGCTTGATTTTTTCTATCCGTTCGATTTATTCATTGCCATGACAGCATTATTAGCCTTTTTATTTATAGATTATTTTTATAAATCATCGAAATCAGAGCAATTGGCTATGCAGCTTCAACAAGAACTGTATCGTAAGGATGACTTTCTTGCGAGCACATCAAATGAGCTACGCGCACCTTTACAGCATATGCTAAGTATTACACAGTCTTTATTGGCAAAAAAAGAACAGCAGGACTTGAGATTATTAGTAACAATCGGACAGCATATGTCTCTAATGCTCGATAATTTACTAGATTTGATTTATTTAAAAGAGCAATCAATTAAGCTGCAATTTAAGCCTGTCAATGTAAATTATATCGCTACAAGTGTTTGCGATATGTTAAACCATACCATTAACAATAAACCCATTGACTTCATGATTGATTTACCAGAAAATTTACCACCTGTGCTTGTTGATGAGAATCGGCTTATACAAGTTTTTATTAACTTAATTCATAATGCCATTAAATTTACAGAGGAAGGCTCTATTACACTGCAAGCAAAAGTAATAGGCAATCAGTTATATATATCGATCACAGATACAGGTATTGGAATTGAGAAAAATAAACAAGCTCTCATTTTTGAGCCGTATGAGCAACTTAATAATGAAGCACAGCTTGGTCTTGGGCTTGGCTTAAGTATCAGTAAAGAAATTATTGAATTACATGGTGGTGCCATTCAAGTTACATCAACTGTTGGTGAAGGCTCTACATTTACATTTTCTTTGCCGATTGCTAAAGGACTAACAGCTTCACAAAATAAGCCAATAATAGAGCAGAGTCAGGCACTCTCGAAATATATCTTTTTACAAAATGATTTGTCTGAAATAGAGAAGGAGCTAGCCGTTTCCACTAGCGAGCAGCTATCGATTGTTCATCAAGCGCAAATTTTGCTTGTCGATGCAGATCCTTTAAGCTTACAAGTATTATTAAAGGCATTAACAACCGATTTTTATAAAATTGAAACAGCTACAAATGGCGTAGATGCACTTGCTAAAATTCAAAGGAAAAGCTTTGATTTAGTTATATCAGATACGGCCTTGCCACAAATGTCAGGCTATGAATTAGCAAAGCAAATTCGTCAACGCTTTTCAATTTCTGAGCTACCTATTTTGTTTTTAACGATGCGTCAACAAAGTGAGGATATTCGATTAGCATTTTTAAATGGTGCTAATGACTATGTGAGAAAGCCAATTGAATATATTGAATTGAAGTCTCGTGTTGATGCATTAATTCAAGTAAAGCAATCAAGCGAAGAGCGCTTGCGCTTTGAGGCTGCATGGCTGCAAGCTCAAATTCAGCCACACTTTTTCTTTAACACATTAAACGCCATTATTTCATTGTATGGTGTGGATAACGAAAAAATGGAAGAACTATTATTCGCTTTCAATGACTATTTACAAATGAGCTTTAATTTTGAAAATGTGGACTTGCTTGTGCCTCTTGATTATGAGCTACAGCTTGTGCGTTCTTATATGGCTATTGAACAAATTCGCTTTGAGGAGCGCATTCAAATAATATGGGACATTCCGAATGATATTGCCTTTTCTGTCCCTCCACTTGCATTGCAAACACTTGTTGAAAATGCAGTGCGTCACGGTATACTAAATCGCCCTGAAGGTGGAACAGTGACATTACGAATTACAGAGCGAGAGGCTTGTTATGTAGTAGAAATTATTGATGATGGCATTGGCTTTAATCCGGAGCTGCTTGATAGAAAAGAAAGCGTCGGGCTTTTTAATACAGAGCAGCGTTTAAAGCAATTATTCGGCACAACGCTAACAATTGATAGCATTATCGGTAAAGGAACTACCGTTTCCTTTTCAATACCAAAAAAATCGAATTTCTACTGA